A stretch of the Lolium perenne isolate Kyuss_39 chromosome 3, Kyuss_2.0, whole genome shotgun sequence genome encodes the following:
- the LOC127340629 gene encoding dynamin-related protein 4C — MHVRIDEGELPMDDVECSSSATCSAMAASYNDQIRPLLDAVDRLRQLKVTQEGIQLPTIVVVGDQSSGKSSVLESLAGISLPRGQGICTRVPLIMRLQDDPAVQDASVLQLEYSSGMVVTTSEAQVADAINAATAEIAGGGKGISDAPITLVVRKRGVPDLTLVDLPGITRVAVQGQPEDIYDQVARMIKAYIAPKESIILNVLSAQVDFPTCESIRMSQQVDRTGERTLAVVTKADRAPEGLREKVTMDDVHIGLGYVCVRNRVGEEETYEEAREQERRLFAEHPLLSKIDKSMVGIPTLARRLTEIQGAIIARCLPDIVREINDRLGRSMDELGQMPPDLSNVADAARAFFHIVKQVCASLEKLLLRGEFDEYPDDASFHGTARVAEMLARYGRDMPAQPQPQRPAAQPFLVEEMRVLEEARGITLPNFLPRSALQILLKKKVESIVHVPHGLVKQVWEYVGDLVMRILLRHSHDYPQVQSSCRHAVQSLMDKARQRSAQHVEELIEMELAADYTANPEYMRTCGSIMQEQDMFLKNFPDVFRDTTLQLRFGEVDVSHLTLDDAELAGQAFDLKARLAAYWNIVLLRLVDGLALHVLLSIRRLVEKHLVEELTGEVLGKDMAGAKRMLVPPPGTAAKRDRLRNTIAVLRESREVVANIMDRSSALG, encoded by the coding sequence ATGCACGTGCGGATCGACGAAGGTGAGCTCCCAATGGACGACGTGGAGTGCTCCTCCTCGGCGACATGCAGCGCCATGGCGGCCTCGTACAACGACCAGATCCGGCCGCTCCTGGACGCCGTGGACCGGCTGCGGCAACTGAAGGTGACCCAGGAGGGCATCCAGCTTCCCACCATCGTGGTGGTTGGCGACCAGTCCAGCGGCAAGTCGAGCGTGCTGGAGTCGCTGGCCGGCATCAGCCTCCCACGCGGGCAGGGCATCTGCACCCGCGTCCCGCTCATCATGCGGCTGCAGGACGACCCCGCTGTCCAGGATGCGTCCGTGCTGCAGCTGGAGTACAGCAGCGGCATGGTGGTGACCACCTCCGAGGCCCAGGTCGCGGACGCCATCAACGCCGCGACCGCCGAGATCGCCGGGGGCGGCAAGGGCATCTCGGACGCGCCTATCACCCTGGTGGTGCGGAAAAGGGGCGTGCCCGACCTCACCCTCGTCGACCTTCCCGGCATCACCCGCGTGGCCGTGCAGGGCCAGCCGGAGGACATCTACGACCAGGTGGCCAGGATGATCAAGGCGTACATCGCACCCAAGGAGAGCATCATCCTCAACGTGCTGTCGGCGCAGGTGGACTTCCCCACGTGCGAGTCCATCCGCATGTCGCAGCAGGTGGACCGCACCGGCGAGCGCACGCTGGCGGTGGTCACCAAGGCCGACAGGGCCCCCGAGGGCCTGCGGGAGAAGGTTACCATGGACGACGTGCACATCGGCCTCGGCTACGTCTGCGTCCGGAACCGCGTCGGCGAGGAGGAGACGTACGAGGAGGCGCGGGAGCAGGAGAGGCGGCTGTTCGCGGAGCACCCTCTGCTCTCCAAGATCGACAAGTCCATGGTCGGCATCCCCACGCTGGCGCGGAGGCTCACGGAGATACAGGGGGCCATCATCGCCAGGTGCCTCCCCGACATCGTCAGGGAAATCAACGACCGGCTCGGCCGCAGCATGGACGAGCTCGGCCAGATGCCGCCGGATCTCAGCAACGTGGCCGATGCGGCCAGAGCCTTCTTCCACATCGTCAAGCAGGTGTGCGCTTCGCTGGAGAAGCTACTCCTCAGGGGAGAGTTCGACGAGTACCCGGACGACGCCAGCTTCCATGGCACGGCGCGCGTCGCCGAGATGCTGGCTAGGTACGGGCGTGACATGCCTGCCCAGCCCCAGCCCCAGCGGCCGGCCGCGCAGCCGTTCCTGGTGGAGGAGATGCGCGTTCTGGAGGAGGCCAGGGGCATCACTCTCCCCAACTTCCTGCCACGGTCGGCGCTCCAGATTCTGCTCAAGAAGAAGGTGGAGAGCATCGTGCACGTGCCGCACGGCCTCGTCAAGCAGGTGTGGGAGTACGTTGGGGACCTGGTGATGAGGATACTGCTGCGCCACTCGCACGACTACCCTCAGGTCCAGTCGTCGTGCCGCCACGCCGTCCAGAGCCTCATGGACAAGGCGCGCCAACGGTCGGCGCAGCACGTGGAGGAGCTGATCGAGATGGAGCTGGCCGCGGACTACACGGCGAACCCGGAGTACATGAGGACCTGTGGCAGCATCATGCAAGAGCAGGACATGTTCCTGAAAAATTTTCCGGACGTGTTCCGGGACACTACCCTCCAACTCCGCTTTGGAGAGGTGGACGTGTCCCATCTCACGCTTGACGACGCTGAGCTGGCTGGGCAGGCGTTCGACCTCAAGGCCCGCCTCGCTGCCTACTGGAACATCGTCCTGCTCCGCCTCGTCGACGGCCTCGCGCTGCACGTCCTTCTCAGCATCAGGCGGCTGGTGGAGAAACACCTGGTGGAGGAGCTCACGGGTGAGGTTCTCGGCAAAGACATGGCCGGCGCCAAGCGGATGCTGGTGCCGCCGCCCGGCACCGCCGCAAAGCGCGACCGCCTCAGGAACACCATTGCGGTGCTTCGGGAATCCAGGGAGGTGGTGGCAAATATCATGGACAGGAGTAGCGCGCTAGGTTGA